Proteins encoded together in one bacterium window:
- a CDS encoding DUF4249 domain-containing protein produces MKTIYIKYTRFLLPLLFLFAAIGCENQPTEVSDYTPEPMLHAYLSTGELFNEIKLEWVDKNIGGVYSPEANGITGAEIQIYPLRDDYGTVIDSAGKVVRYTDKAGRAGAYVTNSTQLVQPLTWYRLIAIKSGVLELTAETMTPDTFDLYFSDPALQAVTDVRPADSLHLPIQYPRYNREMNLVDISWSDAWRNINYNSRPRGGYLFGQMCLVAPDSLIPLDPDWDPNDPDDELTEEQRNERAGMMFVTDYQRSLSLFWGFFTFSGPHRLDAMAVSYEYYRYLFSTWNSDGTERPESNVHGGLGCFGAYTRHYVFLEMVRVTR; encoded by the coding sequence ATGAAAACGATATATATAAAGTACACCCGGTTCTTACTACCACTCCTCTTTCTGTTTGCCGCTATCGGTTGCGAGAACCAACCGACGGAAGTGTCGGACTATACGCCCGAACCAATGCTGCATGCATACTTGTCGACGGGCGAATTATTCAACGAAATCAAACTGGAATGGGTCGATAAAAACATTGGTGGTGTGTACAGCCCGGAAGCAAATGGTATCACAGGCGCCGAGATTCAGATTTATCCGTTGCGGGACGACTACGGTACCGTCATCGATAGCGCAGGAAAAGTGGTTCGCTATACCGACAAAGCGGGACGGGCTGGCGCTTATGTCACCAATAGTACCCAACTTGTTCAACCGCTCACGTGGTATCGATTAATAGCTATAAAATCAGGAGTACTCGAACTCACCGCCGAGACAATGACACCTGATACATTTGACCTGTATTTTTCCGATCCGGCACTGCAGGCAGTAACCGATGTCAGACCTGCCGATTCGCTGCATTTACCGATACAGTACCCACGTTACAATCGGGAGATGAATTTAGTCGACATCAGTTGGAGCGATGCGTGGCGGAATATCAATTACAACTCGCGGCCGCGCGGCGGTTATTTGTTCGGACAAATGTGTCTGGTTGCACCGGATAGTTTGATTCCACTCGATCCCGATTGGGATCCCAACGATCCCGACGACGAATTGACCGAAGAACAACGGAATGAGCGGGCGGGGATGATGTTTGTTACCGACTATCAACGTTCGCTTTCGCTGTTTTGGGGATTCTTCACGTTCTCGGGACCACACCGGCTCGATGCAATGGCAGTATCCTACGAATACTACCGTTACTTGTTCTCGACGTGGAACTCGGATGGCACC